In Pseudomonas sp. LRP2-20, the genomic window AGCACTTCCTGGGTGTGGGTTTCGAAGACGATGCTGTCGTCGCTGGCTTCCAGCTCCCGCAAGGTGGCGGCCAGGTCAGCGCGATCGGCCCTGGGGCAGCCCAGCAGGTTCGGCGCCATGGCCCCGAAGCCCTGCCATTCCAGCTCTTCGCGCACGGTCTTGCGCTTGCCGGCATCCAGCTGGGACAGCAACACCAGTGTCCAGGCGCCGTCCCAAGCCGGCTGGCTCGGGCTGTAGACGCGCTTGAAGGCCTTTTCAAAACGCCGCCGCCCGGTGCCGGTCAGGCTGTAGTAACTGCGCCGCCCTACCTTTTCGGCGGTCAGCCAGCCTTCCTTGGTCAGGCGGAAGATCGAGGTGCGGATCAACCGTTCGTTGATCCCGATCGGCTCCAGCAGGTTGATCAGGCTGCCCAGCCAGACCGTGCCGCCATGGGGTTCGATGGCATCACCGTAGAGGGTGATGATCAGCGAACTGGCGCGGATCGGGGTCTGCTCCTGGAAGCGGGTGATCAGGTTGTTCAGCGGAACGAGGTTGCTCATGGACGAACTGCGCGCATTGAAAGCACCGACTATACCTGTGCGACGGGTCGCCTGACCATGGCGCGACGCCGGCAGGTTCATGCGCCCGCCTCGCCTTTGGGCCTGAAGCCACCGTCACCCATGCGCGGGCGCTGCGCTTCGGCTGCGCTCAGCGGTGGGCATTCTACCATCGTCGCCATGCAGCGCTGGCTCAGGCGCTGGTACTCGGCGGTGCCGCGCTGCTTCCAGCTCACTTCCTGCTCGGTCAGCGGGCGCTTGACCTGGGCTGGCGCACCCATCACCAGGCTCTGCTCGGGGCACTCGAAGCCTGCTTTGACGAAGGCCGTGGCGCCGACGATGCAGCGTGGCGCGATGTACGCGGCGTCCATGACCACGGCATTCATGCCGATCAGCGCGTCTTCGCCCACGCGGCAACCATGCAGCACCGCGCCGTGGCCGACATGGCCATTGCGCTCGATCACCGTGTCACCACCCGGGAAGCCATGCATGACGCAGGTGTCCTGCAGGTTCGCCCCTTCTTCCAGCACGATGCGCCCGAAATCGCCGCGCAGGGACGCCAGCGGGCCAACGTAGCAGCGCGGGCCGACGATGACATCACCGATCAGCACGGCACTGGGGTGCACATATGCAGTGGGGTCGACCACCGGGGTCAGGCCGTCGAGTCGATAGCAAGGCATGTCTTTACTCCACTAATTTCTATATTGATACATTTTTGTGTATCGCAATCAGATGAACTGCCGAACCGAGCCAAAGCCGCTCTTGTTCTGCTTTTCAGCCATATCCTGGTAACCCTCAACATAAAACGAGATACGTAAAAACACAATTGATATTGCATTGGTGTATCACATGGTGCTTATACTGATTGCACCTTGGCAGGCGCCCGCGCCGCCCCTGCAGACAATTCCAATAAATGCCGGCCACCCTGAAGTGCCGTGCGAGCAGCCTGAGGACCCCGACATGCCTCGTTTCATCGATGTGCAGGCCCCTGAACACGGCGTTCGCCTGCTCACCCTGCAACGCCCGGAAGCGCTCAACGCCCTGTGCACCGAATTACT contains:
- the paaX gene encoding phenylacetic acid degradation operon negative regulatory protein PaaX, whose amino-acid sequence is MSNLVPLNNLITRFQEQTPIRASSLIITLYGDAIEPHGGTVWLGSLINLLEPIGINERLIRTSIFRLTKEGWLTAEKVGRRSYYSLTGTGRRRFEKAFKRVYSPSQPAWDGAWTLVLLSQLDAGKRKTVREELEWQGFGAMAPNLLGCPRADRADLAATLRELEASDDSIVFETHTQEVLASKAMRAQVRESWRIDELGQQYSDFIQLFRPLWQSLKEQDELEAQDCFLARTLLIHEYRRLLLRDPQLPDELLPGDWEGRAARQLCRNLYRLVCAKAETWLASALETADGPLPDVNESFYRRFGGLA
- the paaY gene encoding phenylacetic acid degradation protein PaaY gives rise to the protein MPCYRLDGLTPVVDPTAYVHPSAVLIGDVIVGPRCYVGPLASLRGDFGRIVLEEGANLQDTCVMHGFPGGDTVIERNGHVGHGAVLHGCRVGEDALIGMNAVVMDAAYIAPRCIVGATAFVKAGFECPEQSLVMGAPAQVKRPLTEQEVSWKQRGTAEYQRLSQRCMATMVECPPLSAAEAQRPRMGDGGFRPKGEAGA